Proteins encoded within one genomic window of Carassius gibelio isolate Cgi1373 ecotype wild population from Czech Republic chromosome A4, carGib1.2-hapl.c, whole genome shotgun sequence:
- the LOC127974724 gene encoding myosin-binding protein C, slow-type-like isoform X3: MPEPTKKDDGQPEEKVAPDSGDAPSENSFVVTPKDKDGDITASTPSPPPPAEDGSTPKKLSIDHTNDSDPESTGGRKDSVWSLGDGHPSDETDKQTETPPLSTLLIEQPQSGSINVGGDITFVAKVEAKDLLRKPTIKWFKGKWMDLASKTGKHLQLKESFDRFTKIHTFEMHIIKAKENYAGNYRCEVTYKDKFDSCSFDLEVKEIPEGSLNIDIRSAFKRSTDGQDDAGELDFSGLLKHREHKQEEVPEVDVWEILKNARPDEYEKIAFTYGITDLRGLLKRLKKTKKEEKKSEAFSKRLEPAYQVDKGGKIRLIVDLADPTVELKWYKNGQEIRPTPKYIFEHKGTQRIMVINNCQINDDAAYSVTAGEEKSTTELFVKELPVNIVKKLEPVKTTVNERIELECEVSEEGAKVRWMKNGVEVPTGVRSRYRVKSEGTKHWLIIDDATKDDTGTYSLMATGGTTEAHVQVELKPLKILMDLQSATVLLGQPLKLNCEIYPGNIPGRWYKNGQLVQSSERISIMHRAKNHNLDIESTTIHDAGDYTFVPEGYTQTLSAKVHIIDPPRVHLEALNAQDNTVTIVAGNKLRLEIPISGEPAPRVVWMKGERVILDSGSRMRAETFPDHTCLTIDSAEREDTGNYKIVLQNEAGEDTASVKIKVVDVPDPPEAPLVTDVGGDWCTMTWEPPRYDGGSPILGYFIERKKKQSSRWMRLNFDLCKETTFEPKKMIEGVPYEVRIFAVNAIGVSKPSEPSKPFIPLAVTSEPTVLVVDDVTDTTVTMKWRPPDTIGAAGLDGYQIEYCIEGTDEWILANKELVEKTRYTITGLPVEAKILVRVKAINAAGASPPRTTQHSILVKEVIEPPKIRIPRHLKQTYIRKVGEVVNLVVPFVGKPRPKVNWLKEGQPIDKTVSIRNSDCDSIMFIRKAERKHSGKYELSVQVENHIDTATLDIQIVDLPGPPQAVKIEEVWGNNVALDWNPPKDNGNAPIIGYTIQKADKKTMEWYTCIEHYHRTCITVSDLVVGNEYYFRIYSENMVGLSESATVTKNSALIMKEGKFPHDTALGSYHAKSLSPFPSHSSSSSSSSSRSSSHSQSGMHLKIPEYNDRDFTEPPAFTQPLINTFAIAGYNATLNCSVRANPRPKVLWMKNKMTIIDDPRYRMFSNQGVCTLEIRKPSPFDGGVYTCKAINDLGEAQVDCKLEVKGGFTFFELMKRGVPLHLIDKYMNESEKSESEKKGSN; the protein is encoded by the exons ATGCCTGAGCCTACAAAGAAAG ATGATGGCCAACCTGAAG AGAAAGTTGCCCCAGACTCTGGTGACGCCCCATCTGAGAATTCGTTTGTGGTGACACCGAAAG ATAAAGATGGTGATATCACCGCCAGCACCCCATCACCTCCACCTCCAGCAG AGGATGGCAGCACTCCCAAGAAACTTTCTATTGACCATACTA ATGATAGCGACCCTGAGTCAACCGGCGGGAGGAAAGACTCAG TGTGGTCTCTGGGGGACGGACATCCTTCAGACGAGACCGACAAACAAACTGAGACTCCGCCACTCTCGACTCTGTTGATTGAACAGCCACAAAGTGGATCCATCAATGTAG GTGGAGACATCACCTTCGTTGCTAAGGTGGAGGCCAAAGACTTGCTTCGTAAACCAACCATAAAGTGGTTCAAAGGAAAGTGGATGGATCTGGCTAGCAAGACGGGGAAGCATCTGCAGCTTAAAGAATCGTTCGATCGCTTTACCAAG ATTCACACCTTTGAGATGCACATTATTAAGGCAAAGGAGAACTATGCAGGGAATTACAGATGTGAGGTCACCTACAAAGACAAATTTGATAGCTGCTCTTTTGACTTGGAGGTCAAAG AAATCCCAGAAGGTTCTCTAAACATTGATATCCGTTCAGCTTTCAAAAGAAG CACTGATGGCCAAGACGATGCAGGCGAGCTTGACTTTAGTGGGCTTCTCAAACATAG GGAGCACAAACAAGAGGAAGTTCCTGAGGTGGATGTGTGGGAGATTTTGAAAAATGCCCGACCTGATGAATATGAGAAGATCGCTTTTACGTATGGCATCACCGATCTCAGAGGCCTGCTGAAAAGACTGAAGAAAACCaagaaagaggagaaaaagaGTGAAG CATTTTCCAAGAGGCTGGAACCTGCATATCAGGTGGACAAAGGTGGAAAGATCCGGTTAATCGTGGATCTTGCTGACCCGACTGTGGAGTTAAAATGGTACAAGAATGGACAAGAGATCCGCCCTACTCCAAA GTATATCTTTGAGCACAAAGGCACTCAACGGATAATGGTAATTAACAACTGTCAGATAAACGATGATGCTGCCTACTCAGTCACCGCAGGAGAAGAGAAGTCCACCACTGAACTGTTTGTGAAAG AACTGCCTGTGAACATAGTGAAAAAGCTGGAGCCCGTAAAAACCACAGTGAACGAGAGAATTGAACTGGAGTGTGAGGTGTCTGAGGAAGGAGCCAAAGTTAGATG GATGAAGAATGGGGTGGAGGTCCCCACAGGGGTGCGTTCACGGTACCGCGTGAAATCCGAGGGGACCAAACACTGGCTGATCATTGACGATGCCACAAAGGATGACACTGGCACCTACTCCCTGATGGCCACCGGGGGCACCACTGAAGCTCACGTTCAAGTTGAAT TGAAGCCTTTGAAGATTTTAATGGATCTACAGAGTGCAACAGTGTTGTTGGGGCAACCTCTTAAATTAAACTGTGAGATTTACCCTGGAAACATCCCGGGCCGTTGGTACAAGAACGGCCAGCTGGTCCAGTCTAGTGAACGCATCAGCATTATGCACCGAGCCAA GAATCATAACCTTGACATTGAGAGCACCACTATTCATGATGCCGGTGATTATACCTTTGTTCCTGAGGGATACACGCAGACGCTGTCTGCCAAAGTGCACATCATAG ATCCACCTAGGGTGCATTTAGAGGCACTGAATGCCCAGGATAACACAGTGACCATTGTGGCTGGAAACAAACTCCGGCTGGAGATCCCCATTAGTGGAGAACCAGCACCCAGAGTTGTGTGGATGAAGGGAGAACGG gtcatcCTTGATTCAGGAAGTCGGATGCGTGCAGAGACATTTCCAGACCACACCTGCCTCACTATTGATAGCGCAGAAAGAGAAGATACCGGAAACTACAAGATCGTCCTTCAGAACGAAGCTGGAGAGGACACAGCTAGTGTAAAAATCAAAGTTGTAG ATGTCCCAGATCCCCCTGAGGCTCCTCTGGTTACTGATGTGGGTGGAGATTGGTGCACTATGACATGGGAGCCGCCACGCTATGATGGTGGTTCCCCCATCCTTG GGTATTTCATTGAGCGAAAGAAGAAACAGAGCTCTCGGTGGATGAGGCTGAACTTCGACCTTTGCAAAGAGACCACCTTTGAGCCCAAAAAGATGATTGAAGGGGTGCCATACGAGGTGCGGATCTTTGCGGTTAACGCTATCGGCGTCTCCAAACCCAGTGAGCCCTCCAAACCTTTCATTCCCCTGG CTGTGACCAGTGAACCAACAGTGCTGGTGGTGGATGACGTCACAGATACCACAGTGACCATGAAGTGGAGACCCCCAGACACCATCGGTGCTGCTGGACTTGATGGCTACCAAATTGAATACTGCATTGAAGGAA ctgacgAATGGATACTTGCTAATAAAGAGCTGGTGGAAAAAACGAGGTACACTATAACCGGTCTGCCAGTGGAGGCCAAGATCTTAGTGCGTGTCAAGGCCATAAATGCTGCTGGGGCCAGTCCACCACGCACAACCCAACACTCCATACTGGTCAAAGAGGTTATTG AGCCTCCTAAGATTCGCATACCTCGACACTTGAAGCAGACATACATTCGAAAGGTTGGCGAAGTCGTCAACCTCGTCGTGCCATTCGTG GGTAAACCGAGGCCAAAAGTCAACTGGTTGAAAGAGGGTCAGCCGATTGACAAAACGGTCAGCATTCGCAACTCAGATTGTGACAGCATCATGTTCATCCGCAAGGCTGAGCGCAAGCACTCTGGGAAATATGAACTGAGCGTACAAGTGGAGAATCATATCGACACGGCCACGCTGGACATCCAGATAGTTG ATCTTCCAGGCCCACCACAGGCAGTAAAGATCGAAGAAGTCTGGGGGAATAATGTAGCACTGGACTGGAACCCACCCAAAGACAACGGCAATGCACCCATAATAGGCTACACCATCCAGAAAGCAGATAAAAAGACAATG gAGTGGTACACATGTATAGAGCACTACCATCGTACCTGCATCACAGTCTCAGATCTGGTGGTGGGTAACGAGTATTACTTCAGGATTTACTCTGAGAACATGGTGGGCTTAAGTGAAAGTGCCACCGTCACTAAAAACAGTGCTCTGATCATGAAAGAAG GGAAATTCCCCCATGATACAGCTCTCGGCTCGTATCATGCAAAGTCCCTCTCTCCCTTCCCCTCtcactcttcctcctcctcctcctcttcctctcgctCTTCCTCTCACTCTCAATCAGGCATGCACCTGAAAATCCCAGAGTATAATGACCGTGACTTCACCGAGCCGCCCGCTTTCACCCAGCCGCTTATCAACACCTTTGCCATCGCTGGGTACAACGCCACCCTGAACTGCAGCGTGCGTGCCAATCCTCGG
- the LOC127974724 gene encoding myosin-binding protein C, slow-type-like isoform X4, with amino-acid sequence MPEPTKKDDGQPEEKVAPDSGDAPSENSFVVTPKEDGSTPKKLSIDHTNDSDPESTGGRKDSGNSVWSLGDGHPSDETDKQTETPPLSTLLIEQPQSGSINVGGDITFVAKVEAKDLLRKPTIKWFKGKWMDLASKTGKHLQLKESFDRFTKIHTFEMHIIKAKENYAGNYRCEVTYKDKFDSCSFDLEVKEIPEGSLNIDIRSAFKRSTDGQDDAGELDFSGLLKHREHKQEEVPEVDVWEILKNARPDEYEKIAFTYGITDLRGLLKRLKKTKKEEKKSEAFSKRLEPAYQVDKGGKIRLIVDLADPTVELKWYKNGQEIRPTPKYIFEHKGTQRIMVINNCQINDDAAYSVTAGEEKSTTELFVKELPVNIVKKLEPVKTTVNERIELECEVSEEGAKVRWMKNGVEVPTGVRSRYRVKSEGTKHWLIIDDATKDDTGTYSLMATGGTTEAHVQVELKPLKILMDLQSATVLLGQPLKLNCEIYPGNIPGRWYKNGQLVQSSERISIMHRAKNHNLDIESTTIHDAGDYTFVPEGYTQTLSAKVHIIDPPRVHLEALNAQDNTVTIVAGNKLRLEIPISGEPAPRVVWMKGERVILDSGSRMRAETFPDHTCLTIDSAEREDTGNYKIVLQNEAGEDTASVKIKVVDVPDPPEAPLVTDVGGDWCTMTWEPPRYDGGSPILGYFIERKKKQSSRWMRLNFDLCKETTFEPKKMIEGVPYEVRIFAVNAIGVSKPSEPSKPFIPLAVTSEPTVLVVDDVTDTTVTMKWRPPDTIGAAGLDGYQIEYCIEGTDEWILANKELVEKTRYTITGLPVEAKILVRVKAINAAGASPPRTTQHSILVKEVIEPPKIRIPRHLKQTYIRKVGEVVNLVVPFVGKPRPKVNWLKEGQPIDKTVSIRNSDCDSIMFIRKAERKHSGKYELSVQVENHIDTATLDIQIVDLPGPPQAVKIEEVWGNNVALDWNPPKDNGNAPIIGYTIQKADKKTMEWYTCIEHYHRTCITVSDLVVGNEYYFRIYSENMVGLSESATVTKNSALIMKEGKFPHDTALGSYHAKSLSPFPSHSSSSSSSSSRSSSHSQSGMHLKIPEYNDRDFTEPPAFTQPLINTFAIAGYNATLNCSVRANPRPKVLWMKNKMTIIDDPRYRMFSNQGVCTLEIRKPSPFDGGVYTCKAINDLGEAQVDCKLEVKGGFTFFELMKRGVPLHLIDKYMNESEKSESEKKGSN; translated from the exons ATGCCTGAGCCTACAAAGAAAG ATGATGGCCAACCTGAAG AGAAAGTTGCCCCAGACTCTGGTGACGCCCCATCTGAGAATTCGTTTGTGGTGACACCGAAAG AGGATGGCAGCACTCCCAAGAAACTTTCTATTGACCATACTA ATGATAGCGACCCTGAGTCAACCGGCGGGAGGAAAGACTCAGGTAACTCTG TGTGGTCTCTGGGGGACGGACATCCTTCAGACGAGACCGACAAACAAACTGAGACTCCGCCACTCTCGACTCTGTTGATTGAACAGCCACAAAGTGGATCCATCAATGTAG GTGGAGACATCACCTTCGTTGCTAAGGTGGAGGCCAAAGACTTGCTTCGTAAACCAACCATAAAGTGGTTCAAAGGAAAGTGGATGGATCTGGCTAGCAAGACGGGGAAGCATCTGCAGCTTAAAGAATCGTTCGATCGCTTTACCAAG ATTCACACCTTTGAGATGCACATTATTAAGGCAAAGGAGAACTATGCAGGGAATTACAGATGTGAGGTCACCTACAAAGACAAATTTGATAGCTGCTCTTTTGACTTGGAGGTCAAAG AAATCCCAGAAGGTTCTCTAAACATTGATATCCGTTCAGCTTTCAAAAGAAG CACTGATGGCCAAGACGATGCAGGCGAGCTTGACTTTAGTGGGCTTCTCAAACATAG GGAGCACAAACAAGAGGAAGTTCCTGAGGTGGATGTGTGGGAGATTTTGAAAAATGCCCGACCTGATGAATATGAGAAGATCGCTTTTACGTATGGCATCACCGATCTCAGAGGCCTGCTGAAAAGACTGAAGAAAACCaagaaagaggagaaaaagaGTGAAG CATTTTCCAAGAGGCTGGAACCTGCATATCAGGTGGACAAAGGTGGAAAGATCCGGTTAATCGTGGATCTTGCTGACCCGACTGTGGAGTTAAAATGGTACAAGAATGGACAAGAGATCCGCCCTACTCCAAA GTATATCTTTGAGCACAAAGGCACTCAACGGATAATGGTAATTAACAACTGTCAGATAAACGATGATGCTGCCTACTCAGTCACCGCAGGAGAAGAGAAGTCCACCACTGAACTGTTTGTGAAAG AACTGCCTGTGAACATAGTGAAAAAGCTGGAGCCCGTAAAAACCACAGTGAACGAGAGAATTGAACTGGAGTGTGAGGTGTCTGAGGAAGGAGCCAAAGTTAGATG GATGAAGAATGGGGTGGAGGTCCCCACAGGGGTGCGTTCACGGTACCGCGTGAAATCCGAGGGGACCAAACACTGGCTGATCATTGACGATGCCACAAAGGATGACACTGGCACCTACTCCCTGATGGCCACCGGGGGCACCACTGAAGCTCACGTTCAAGTTGAAT TGAAGCCTTTGAAGATTTTAATGGATCTACAGAGTGCAACAGTGTTGTTGGGGCAACCTCTTAAATTAAACTGTGAGATTTACCCTGGAAACATCCCGGGCCGTTGGTACAAGAACGGCCAGCTGGTCCAGTCTAGTGAACGCATCAGCATTATGCACCGAGCCAA GAATCATAACCTTGACATTGAGAGCACCACTATTCATGATGCCGGTGATTATACCTTTGTTCCTGAGGGATACACGCAGACGCTGTCTGCCAAAGTGCACATCATAG ATCCACCTAGGGTGCATTTAGAGGCACTGAATGCCCAGGATAACACAGTGACCATTGTGGCTGGAAACAAACTCCGGCTGGAGATCCCCATTAGTGGAGAACCAGCACCCAGAGTTGTGTGGATGAAGGGAGAACGG gtcatcCTTGATTCAGGAAGTCGGATGCGTGCAGAGACATTTCCAGACCACACCTGCCTCACTATTGATAGCGCAGAAAGAGAAGATACCGGAAACTACAAGATCGTCCTTCAGAACGAAGCTGGAGAGGACACAGCTAGTGTAAAAATCAAAGTTGTAG ATGTCCCAGATCCCCCTGAGGCTCCTCTGGTTACTGATGTGGGTGGAGATTGGTGCACTATGACATGGGAGCCGCCACGCTATGATGGTGGTTCCCCCATCCTTG GGTATTTCATTGAGCGAAAGAAGAAACAGAGCTCTCGGTGGATGAGGCTGAACTTCGACCTTTGCAAAGAGACCACCTTTGAGCCCAAAAAGATGATTGAAGGGGTGCCATACGAGGTGCGGATCTTTGCGGTTAACGCTATCGGCGTCTCCAAACCCAGTGAGCCCTCCAAACCTTTCATTCCCCTGG CTGTGACCAGTGAACCAACAGTGCTGGTGGTGGATGACGTCACAGATACCACAGTGACCATGAAGTGGAGACCCCCAGACACCATCGGTGCTGCTGGACTTGATGGCTACCAAATTGAATACTGCATTGAAGGAA ctgacgAATGGATACTTGCTAATAAAGAGCTGGTGGAAAAAACGAGGTACACTATAACCGGTCTGCCAGTGGAGGCCAAGATCTTAGTGCGTGTCAAGGCCATAAATGCTGCTGGGGCCAGTCCACCACGCACAACCCAACACTCCATACTGGTCAAAGAGGTTATTG AGCCTCCTAAGATTCGCATACCTCGACACTTGAAGCAGACATACATTCGAAAGGTTGGCGAAGTCGTCAACCTCGTCGTGCCATTCGTG GGTAAACCGAGGCCAAAAGTCAACTGGTTGAAAGAGGGTCAGCCGATTGACAAAACGGTCAGCATTCGCAACTCAGATTGTGACAGCATCATGTTCATCCGCAAGGCTGAGCGCAAGCACTCTGGGAAATATGAACTGAGCGTACAAGTGGAGAATCATATCGACACGGCCACGCTGGACATCCAGATAGTTG ATCTTCCAGGCCCACCACAGGCAGTAAAGATCGAAGAAGTCTGGGGGAATAATGTAGCACTGGACTGGAACCCACCCAAAGACAACGGCAATGCACCCATAATAGGCTACACCATCCAGAAAGCAGATAAAAAGACAATG gAGTGGTACACATGTATAGAGCACTACCATCGTACCTGCATCACAGTCTCAGATCTGGTGGTGGGTAACGAGTATTACTTCAGGATTTACTCTGAGAACATGGTGGGCTTAAGTGAAAGTGCCACCGTCACTAAAAACAGTGCTCTGATCATGAAAGAAG GGAAATTCCCCCATGATACAGCTCTCGGCTCGTATCATGCAAAGTCCCTCTCTCCCTTCCCCTCtcactcttcctcctcctcctcctcttcctctcgctCTTCCTCTCACTCTCAATCAGGCATGCACCTGAAAATCCCAGAGTATAATGACCGTGACTTCACCGAGCCGCCCGCTTTCACCCAGCCGCTTATCAACACCTTTGCCATCGCTGGGTACAACGCCACCCTGAACTGCAGCGTGCGTGCCAATCCTCGG
- the LOC127974724 gene encoding myosin-binding protein C, slow-type-like isoform X5 yields MPEPTKKDDGQPEEKVAPDSGDAPSENSFVVTPKEDGSTPKKLSIDHTNDSDPESTGGRKDSVWSLGDGHPSDETDKQTETPPLSTLLIEQPQSGSINVGGDITFVAKVEAKDLLRKPTIKWFKGKWMDLASKTGKHLQLKESFDRFTKIHTFEMHIIKAKENYAGNYRCEVTYKDKFDSCSFDLEVKEIPEGSLNIDIRSAFKRSTDGQDDAGELDFSGLLKHREHKQEEVPEVDVWEILKNARPDEYEKIAFTYGITDLRGLLKRLKKTKKEEKKSEAFSKRLEPAYQVDKGGKIRLIVDLADPTVELKWYKNGQEIRPTPKYIFEHKGTQRIMVINNCQINDDAAYSVTAGEEKSTTELFVKELPVNIVKKLEPVKTTVNERIELECEVSEEGAKVRWMKNGVEVPTGVRSRYRVKSEGTKHWLIIDDATKDDTGTYSLMATGGTTEAHVQVELKPLKILMDLQSATVLLGQPLKLNCEIYPGNIPGRWYKNGQLVQSSERISIMHRAKNHNLDIESTTIHDAGDYTFVPEGYTQTLSAKVHIIDPPRVHLEALNAQDNTVTIVAGNKLRLEIPISGEPAPRVVWMKGERVILDSGSRMRAETFPDHTCLTIDSAEREDTGNYKIVLQNEAGEDTASVKIKVVDVPDPPEAPLVTDVGGDWCTMTWEPPRYDGGSPILGYFIERKKKQSSRWMRLNFDLCKETTFEPKKMIEGVPYEVRIFAVNAIGVSKPSEPSKPFIPLAVTSEPTVLVVDDVTDTTVTMKWRPPDTIGAAGLDGYQIEYCIEGTDEWILANKELVEKTRYTITGLPVEAKILVRVKAINAAGASPPRTTQHSILVKEVIEPPKIRIPRHLKQTYIRKVGEVVNLVVPFVGKPRPKVNWLKEGQPIDKTVSIRNSDCDSIMFIRKAERKHSGKYELSVQVENHIDTATLDIQIVDLPGPPQAVKIEEVWGNNVALDWNPPKDNGNAPIIGYTIQKADKKTMEWYTCIEHYHRTCITVSDLVVGNEYYFRIYSENMVGLSESATVTKNSALIMKEGKFPHDTALGSYHAKSLSPFPSHSSSSSSSSSRSSSHSQSGMHLKIPEYNDRDFTEPPAFTQPLINTFAIAGYNATLNCSVRANPRPKVLWMKNKMTIIDDPRYRMFSNQGVCTLEIRKPSPFDGGVYTCKAINDLGEAQVDCKLEVKGGFTFFELMKRGVPLHLIDKYMNESEKSESEKKGSN; encoded by the exons ATGCCTGAGCCTACAAAGAAAG ATGATGGCCAACCTGAAG AGAAAGTTGCCCCAGACTCTGGTGACGCCCCATCTGAGAATTCGTTTGTGGTGACACCGAAAG AGGATGGCAGCACTCCCAAGAAACTTTCTATTGACCATACTA ATGATAGCGACCCTGAGTCAACCGGCGGGAGGAAAGACTCAG TGTGGTCTCTGGGGGACGGACATCCTTCAGACGAGACCGACAAACAAACTGAGACTCCGCCACTCTCGACTCTGTTGATTGAACAGCCACAAAGTGGATCCATCAATGTAG GTGGAGACATCACCTTCGTTGCTAAGGTGGAGGCCAAAGACTTGCTTCGTAAACCAACCATAAAGTGGTTCAAAGGAAAGTGGATGGATCTGGCTAGCAAGACGGGGAAGCATCTGCAGCTTAAAGAATCGTTCGATCGCTTTACCAAG ATTCACACCTTTGAGATGCACATTATTAAGGCAAAGGAGAACTATGCAGGGAATTACAGATGTGAGGTCACCTACAAAGACAAATTTGATAGCTGCTCTTTTGACTTGGAGGTCAAAG AAATCCCAGAAGGTTCTCTAAACATTGATATCCGTTCAGCTTTCAAAAGAAG CACTGATGGCCAAGACGATGCAGGCGAGCTTGACTTTAGTGGGCTTCTCAAACATAG GGAGCACAAACAAGAGGAAGTTCCTGAGGTGGATGTGTGGGAGATTTTGAAAAATGCCCGACCTGATGAATATGAGAAGATCGCTTTTACGTATGGCATCACCGATCTCAGAGGCCTGCTGAAAAGACTGAAGAAAACCaagaaagaggagaaaaagaGTGAAG CATTTTCCAAGAGGCTGGAACCTGCATATCAGGTGGACAAAGGTGGAAAGATCCGGTTAATCGTGGATCTTGCTGACCCGACTGTGGAGTTAAAATGGTACAAGAATGGACAAGAGATCCGCCCTACTCCAAA GTATATCTTTGAGCACAAAGGCACTCAACGGATAATGGTAATTAACAACTGTCAGATAAACGATGATGCTGCCTACTCAGTCACCGCAGGAGAAGAGAAGTCCACCACTGAACTGTTTGTGAAAG AACTGCCTGTGAACATAGTGAAAAAGCTGGAGCCCGTAAAAACCACAGTGAACGAGAGAATTGAACTGGAGTGTGAGGTGTCTGAGGAAGGAGCCAAAGTTAGATG GATGAAGAATGGGGTGGAGGTCCCCACAGGGGTGCGTTCACGGTACCGCGTGAAATCCGAGGGGACCAAACACTGGCTGATCATTGACGATGCCACAAAGGATGACACTGGCACCTACTCCCTGATGGCCACCGGGGGCACCACTGAAGCTCACGTTCAAGTTGAAT TGAAGCCTTTGAAGATTTTAATGGATCTACAGAGTGCAACAGTGTTGTTGGGGCAACCTCTTAAATTAAACTGTGAGATTTACCCTGGAAACATCCCGGGCCGTTGGTACAAGAACGGCCAGCTGGTCCAGTCTAGTGAACGCATCAGCATTATGCACCGAGCCAA GAATCATAACCTTGACATTGAGAGCACCACTATTCATGATGCCGGTGATTATACCTTTGTTCCTGAGGGATACACGCAGACGCTGTCTGCCAAAGTGCACATCATAG ATCCACCTAGGGTGCATTTAGAGGCACTGAATGCCCAGGATAACACAGTGACCATTGTGGCTGGAAACAAACTCCGGCTGGAGATCCCCATTAGTGGAGAACCAGCACCCAGAGTTGTGTGGATGAAGGGAGAACGG gtcatcCTTGATTCAGGAAGTCGGATGCGTGCAGAGACATTTCCAGACCACACCTGCCTCACTATTGATAGCGCAGAAAGAGAAGATACCGGAAACTACAAGATCGTCCTTCAGAACGAAGCTGGAGAGGACACAGCTAGTGTAAAAATCAAAGTTGTAG ATGTCCCAGATCCCCCTGAGGCTCCTCTGGTTACTGATGTGGGTGGAGATTGGTGCACTATGACATGGGAGCCGCCACGCTATGATGGTGGTTCCCCCATCCTTG GGTATTTCATTGAGCGAAAGAAGAAACAGAGCTCTCGGTGGATGAGGCTGAACTTCGACCTTTGCAAAGAGACCACCTTTGAGCCCAAAAAGATGATTGAAGGGGTGCCATACGAGGTGCGGATCTTTGCGGTTAACGCTATCGGCGTCTCCAAACCCAGTGAGCCCTCCAAACCTTTCATTCCCCTGG CTGTGACCAGTGAACCAACAGTGCTGGTGGTGGATGACGTCACAGATACCACAGTGACCATGAAGTGGAGACCCCCAGACACCATCGGTGCTGCTGGACTTGATGGCTACCAAATTGAATACTGCATTGAAGGAA ctgacgAATGGATACTTGCTAATAAAGAGCTGGTGGAAAAAACGAGGTACACTATAACCGGTCTGCCAGTGGAGGCCAAGATCTTAGTGCGTGTCAAGGCCATAAATGCTGCTGGGGCCAGTCCACCACGCACAACCCAACACTCCATACTGGTCAAAGAGGTTATTG AGCCTCCTAAGATTCGCATACCTCGACACTTGAAGCAGACATACATTCGAAAGGTTGGCGAAGTCGTCAACCTCGTCGTGCCATTCGTG GGTAAACCGAGGCCAAAAGTCAACTGGTTGAAAGAGGGTCAGCCGATTGACAAAACGGTCAGCATTCGCAACTCAGATTGTGACAGCATCATGTTCATCCGCAAGGCTGAGCGCAAGCACTCTGGGAAATATGAACTGAGCGTACAAGTGGAGAATCATATCGACACGGCCACGCTGGACATCCAGATAGTTG ATCTTCCAGGCCCACCACAGGCAGTAAAGATCGAAGAAGTCTGGGGGAATAATGTAGCACTGGACTGGAACCCACCCAAAGACAACGGCAATGCACCCATAATAGGCTACACCATCCAGAAAGCAGATAAAAAGACAATG gAGTGGTACACATGTATAGAGCACTACCATCGTACCTGCATCACAGTCTCAGATCTGGTGGTGGGTAACGAGTATTACTTCAGGATTTACTCTGAGAACATGGTGGGCTTAAGTGAAAGTGCCACCGTCACTAAAAACAGTGCTCTGATCATGAAAGAAG GGAAATTCCCCCATGATACAGCTCTCGGCTCGTATCATGCAAAGTCCCTCTCTCCCTTCCCCTCtcactcttcctcctcctcctcctcttcctctcgctCTTCCTCTCACTCTCAATCAGGCATGCACCTGAAAATCCCAGAGTATAATGACCGTGACTTCACCGAGCCGCCCGCTTTCACCCAGCCGCTTATCAACACCTTTGCCATCGCTGGGTACAACGCCACCCTGAACTGCAGCGTGCGTGCCAATCCTCGG